DNA sequence from the Paramormyrops kingsleyae isolate MSU_618 chromosome 14, PKINGS_0.4, whole genome shotgun sequence genome:
cGTCGTCCTTCAGGTGACTGAACCCCCGGCTCAAACAACTCGGACTGGAGGTGTCAGGAACCAGGTGacacccccccacgcccccctgTGTCCTCTCTGTGCGAGCGCCGGGAAAAACCACAGGGCCCCAGCCTGGCGCCAGCCCTCGTGCGTCCCGATCGATACGGCCGCGCTTCCTGTCCATTTGCTGAGGGTCGCGGGAGTGGGGGCTCATTAATTATTTCTGCCGGCGCAGCCTCGAGTGCGCTGCTGGCAcgactggagggggggggcgtggggtgtggggggcacGACCTTCTGCCTCCTGTTCTACTAGCAGCCTCTCGGAGGGACAGGAAGGAATGAACGACCAATCAAAAGCTGGCAGACTGAGAGCCAGGAGACTCAAAGTGGAGTGAGAGACCAAGAATTGTGTACAAGACGTTTATTTTTGGAAGGACTGCGAGAAACAGCATTTAATAAAGACATGACGCATCGAGCCCACCATTGTGCGTAGACCCTTCCCAGTCAGATCCAGCCGGGCCTGGTCAAAGCCCTCAGGGAAGGGTGAAGATCCCCAGACATGCCTGATCAGAACTTAGTGACGGCGGTGGCGAAGTTTTCCAGGGCAGACCGAGCCTCTGAGGGCGGAAAGCACTTAATGGCATCCAGGGCTTTGTTTCCGTGGCAACAGCAAAGGTCGATGGCCGCTCTCACGCCTTTCTCAGCTGAGACTGTTTCCCAAAGCTGCTGACGAAAACAGACATGGCAAAGGCCTTCAGTGTGGGAGGCAGGAGCCAGCGCAGATTAAGGGGCTCATCGCACATACCTGAGTCCTGGAGCAGACATTCTGCCTTGGACCATGGTAAACTAGTTGATTAAACTAGTTAAATGACAGGACTTTCAGTAGTATGCTCATGCAGCAAGCTCATAAATAACTAGCCATAGGCAAATAATTAGTTTGATCCCTTCCCAGTTAACCTTTGACCCCCACGTTGCCCCCGCCTAAATGCTACTGCACAGAATTAAAGGCCTGAATTACACACAGAAAAGGAAGAGTGTGCACAGGCatagacacagtcacacacaggcgcatacagacacacacaaactgccacgcacactgacacacattgacacactgacacacacatacacacacatgcacacacacagacatgcacacatagacacacatatgcacacactaacacacacacatgcacacacactccttCCCTGCATTTGACTCTCTTCAGACATTTGGTGACACTTGGTGTTGGATCTTGAGTGCAATGGGCGGGGTTAAAGGACAGCACACAAATGGACCGGCGTCTGCTTGGGAGGGGGCCGTGTTTAACGGGCAGTTACGGGATGGTGTTAACCAAAAGGTGTGTCTTTAAACAGGTGACGTATACGGGACAGAAGGACAGGGGTTCAAATCTCAGACGTGCTATCAGTGCCAGAACTCTCGGCTTCCAGCACACGGCCAGGACTGAGGACAGGACAGTGGTAAGTGAAGGGGCTCTGTCCCACTCTGCttctctcacacactcacacgcagaCACACCCCCAGCAGAGGTGCTTCTCCACTGTCCCATCCCATAGTCACCCTGTCTCCACATATCTGGCCCGGCACCATATCCCTGCCGATCCAGTTTCAGACACGACTCGATCCCTCGTCCCTCCACACTCTTCCTGCCCCCGTCTGTCCCTCACTTCTTTTTCATCTGACTTTGGCAACCAAATTTCCACCTCGCTATCGGTTACAGTCGCCTGGGCCCCACCCCAGACGGACGCGGAACCTGGGGGGAGAAACGCAGACTGGCTTAGAGTCGACTGCACAACCCTGCACTCCACATCAAAATCTCTGTAGCTTTTGGTACCAGACTGCTGGTCCATCACTgggccaacacacacacatacatacagtcatTCACTATGGgtgatttagagacaccagtaaGTCTATCTGCATGCATTTGGATGTGAACACTGGGACATTTAAGCCACCAGCCCAGAGCCTCTGAACTGCCCTGTGACAAGAAAACATCTTCAGTGAAAGGTAAATTTTAAACTAATGCTGGATATGGTCGCTTGAAATATTCTTAAGGAATAACTTTTGTGACTTTTCACAACCATAAAAGTTATTGGACGTGACAGACTATTCAGATGCAAACATAGCTCTTTGCTggcaatgcaaaaaaaaagtcaagtaATGATTTCTGCGAACAGGCCAGAGCCTGCCTGTGATTAGCCACAACTGGACGATTCACACAGAACTGCGAGCACATCAGTGCCAGAGTGAACGCTTGAATGACGTCACAGCAAGCAAGTTCTAGAACAGAGAAAGTGCAGCGTCTGACTGGCCACACGTGAGAAGATTATTATTTCAGGTGCAACCACCTGACAGCTGGTGTTAGGGTCTGCCCTGCTCGAAGGCGGGGGGGGGAATCAGCAGGCTGTTGGTGttgcatgcgcacacacactgTCAATGACAGCAAAAGGTAAACAGAAAATTATGAAACCAGCTCACCTTTGCATAATCAACCTGTTTCCCAGCTGCTTTTGCCTATACAGGACAGAGAAGGGCCATAACCAGAATATGATTAAAATGTAACACTGATGACAGGTAGATAAGCCTCAAACCCCATTTATTTCACCATTTACCATGTTACTTTGCCCAGAGCACTTCCTTATAACAAGTGGTTTAAACCAGTTTAATATCTTGCTTTAATAACtgatcttttttattttttacagaattTTTATCAGCAACATTGTACTGTATAGGGTGGTTCACTGCATTTTGTGTTCACATTCTTATATTATATCTATAGAAGACAGCAGGTGGCATGGTGATTAAGGACTCATGgaatataaacatttaattatgTACTTAACTTGCATTTCCCCAGTAGAATAACCAGTGGTGTAAATGACTTGATGCAATTTACCTGATAGACAAAACCCTCAGATCTACAAATAAACTGCATCGTGTACTTCTACTGGTGCACACCCAGTCCACTCCTGCTGGCCCTTTATGACCCGTACCTGCTTCAGCTGGTGTGCCCACCGCTCGGGGCCCACTATCTGACGGTGCAAAAGCACAGGGGCAGAGTTCAGGCTCAAGGTCACCGGATTCAAGGTCACTGGGTCACCCGCACTGTGCTTCACGAAAGGCTGCAGGTCAGAATTTACCTGAGAGGAAACAGATCAAGCCAATCCAAAGCGAATCATGAAAACGCGCCAAgtgacattttaaatgaataaccGACGTGCTAACGGCTTCGCCATGCAGGCTTTCTGTGTGTGGTGGCTTTCTGAGCGACATTACAGCGTGAACATGGTGCTCATTTAAGTTATAGGTACAAGAGTGGGCTCCCCAGGGATCCGGTCACAGTCTGCCTGCTCCCCAGGCCCTCCCCACCTTGTGAGCCAATGACATGTGCTTCCCATAGAGGTAAGCCAGGGCCTGAGCCTCCTTGTCGTGCATCGCCAGCTCCAAGGCTGCTTGGCAGCTCTTCGCCAACAAAGCACCATGGGACAGGAATGTCTTGTCCTCCCAGGAAGCCACGGTCGTGTCCTCGGTCAGGCTACTGTCCTGAAAACAACACcaaaacatgcaaacatgtGTATTCTCTTCCCCAGACATTCGGGAGAGTGCATCATCTCCAAGACAGCCTCTTAACACCAGAGGCAAGACCAAGACATATGCCTGTACCTTTATTTACTCATTTCtcaaagaaaaagcagaataaGAATCAAAAACATAGTGTCGCGGAAGAAGGAAACTTAAGAGGGTGCTGATACCTGTTCCCTCCAAAGAGAGGGATGAAACCAAACTCTGCAGAGAGCACGAAACAAACGCCGTGCTTTGCTCGGAAACTCTCCTCGGAGAGAGGCTGAGGTGAAACCCGAGGCGGTGACTTCATTGCCCTCCCTTCAGAAGCCATGTGCCAGCATGCAAAAGGAAATTCTCCAGGAGAGATACCTGCTACTACTGTTTACATCGCCATGCTTAcaaagtttttttcttttgttaaaatgccttCATTCATGATTTAGAGCAAAAGATGAATTGCCTTTGAAGACTCCCCCCCATCTATCCACCTGTCAGAATCACCCAAAAGGATCACTTCACCCTACAACCACATCATGATAACTGACAGATGCCTCCGGTTCtatgtagtggacattttatggTCTGCACCTCAAGGAAATGCAGAAAGTTGTGGACAAACTTATCCTGGGCCTACACATTTTCTATAGGATGTGTTGCAACTGTTTAGCCATAAATCTACATGGTACATCTCTACTGCCCCTAGAGAGCAACGATGCTTCCCGAATTTGCTCTCCTGAAAGCCCCGGGGCAGAAGGCCAGGACACCATTAAGGGTTCTGAGGGGCCCTGAGGGAAAGACGCAGCTGATCATCAACACAGCAAATGAAGCAGTGGCAGCCAATCATGACAGACATCACTGTCTTAGGAAAGAGGACGTAAGAAGCTCACCTCTGCCCAGCTGTCACTCTCATGGTATATGCCCTGGACCAGATCCCCAATGGCGCTGGAGATCAGTTCCACCACCTGCAAGGAGACACAGATATTGCTGCTGAGGTTCCTCTTACTGAGAGACTTGTCATGAGAGAGATCCTGCAGAGAACCAGGAAGGCAATTTTGTTGAACCTTTGATTGAGATGGTCTAAGTGCACACTCTGCAAAAGTGAAAAAGTCAGCTTCGCATGAGGAAAGAAGTATATTCTCCAAGGTACTGAGCAATGGAGCTAGGTATCCAAGACTTGAACACAGGACCCAGTCAACAAGCAGCTGCAGATTGTCAGGAGCACAACCTTTCTCTAGAAGGTTCTCTCAAGTAAAACACTCAGCCTCTAGATAAGAGCAATCACGAGATCCATGGGTGGAAACTTTTATCTGAACTAAACTGAAGGTCTAAAAAGAGGGGTCAGCGGGGGAGGAGAGAATGCTTTTCATGTTTAACTAACAAAACCAACACCTTCCACCCGAGAGGCTTTTAAAAAGGTTTGTAATCTTTAAAGCTGCTCCGCAGAACAGCTTGTGCTGTAATTTGGCTAGGCTGGGACAGATGTGGACacaggtgtgtatgtgtgtgtgtgtgcatgagaaATACCGTAAGGGGTGTGGATGGATGAGGCCAGGCAATGCTCATTGACAGCTCATTATCACGTCTACACTACCATTGCTGTTTTCATAAAGAGCATTTACACCGAGCTTTGTTAATTCACATCTTATTtataaccccaccccccattccaAATGTTTAAACTGTGTCGTACAGATGTATCGGGTTTCCTGTCTACTGTGTCACACTTACTGGGGAGCAGATGGCTAATCAAAATACAGAAAGGTCAGCGGGGTGGGAAGGTTCATGAGACCCCAGGGTGGGCTGGAGACATCTACCAGGGGTAGCAGGTGTGGATACAGGAAGGCGCGGGTGAGGACACACGACCCTATAGACCTAAGGCTATGCTGTGAAACGAGGAAAGCCCCAGTGaccccaaaaaagtgagtggcCAGTCTCCCCACCCTTGAGACACTTAACCGTGGAAAGGAAAGACTATGAAGGAATCAATCATACAAGCTTTTAACCCCAGATACTACAAAGCCCTACACTGGGACCAGTGAGAGAATCCTACTCACATCATTCACACAGAGCAGAAATGCAGTGTGCTTAGACCTATTTTTAGCTGCTTCTCTGGGCCCACCCCTGCCAGACACTGCTGTGCCTCCTGAACCACATGGCAGGAGAACAGTGTCCAGATCTCTCTCCTGCCTGACCCCGGCATGGAGCTGGAAGGGGGCGGCTCCCCCACAGCTGTGTACCAGAAgttggcacccctggaaataGTGCCAAACAGCTGCAGGTTCACATCCCAGCGAGGAGAAGATGGTGCAGTCACACTGGCATTTTCACAGTGCCTCGCTCTTCTGCTGCCAGAGTGTACAGCGTTAAAAAGGAACCCTACATCCACTTGCAGCTACACACTGCTTCCTGCAGAGGGGGTTGCACTTTGCTCAAATTCACATGGCTTTTATCCTGAGAATTACTCAGCTACTTAGAAAATATTCATCGGAGACGATAAACCATGCATGTGGGTCCTGTGGTGCCGACCAGCCTCAACAAGCGGCTGATCGCTTTGCCCATAACAACAGGCAGCTTAATTGGCTTGGCCTGGTTCTCTCAAGGTTTTAAGTCATGCCCAAAAAAAACCTGTAAGTGGAACTCAAATCCTCAGTCATCATCTATAAACAGCAAGAAAATGAAGAATATATTATagacttaaaaaaaatgaaatccacCCTTTTTCATTAAATCCAGACCTTTTTTATTTGAGAGGTTGGTATAAACACAGCTCTTTCTGAGTCCCTGTGCCCTCTGGGTAACCAGATCCTTGAGGAAATATTGAGGCAATCCGAGCTCTCGCGCAAACCAAAAGGACAATGCCCCTACAGTGTTACCACATGTGCTGTCTTAGTTAGCTTGGGAATAGAGAAAATGGGGGGTTTTTAAGGAAAGTATCAGATAAGCGTTATTCCCAAATCCAAGCGGATCGGGTATCGCCAGTGGGTCTGTGAAGGGCCGAAACCTGAGACGTCCCTGCAGATCGTGTTACCGTTTATACAAGCGCTGTCCCAGGATTCCTCTCAAGGCCGGGACACATAATACAGATCAATCACTCACTAAAATATGTTCTGGTTTGTGAAACGCCCAGAGGCCCGGGAGCAGAGAGGAATGCGCCAGGACCCGCCGGCTTGCGCCGAATGTCACTGTGCCGGCCCCTCCTTctctatgtgtgcgtgtgaatTGGACAACAGTGGTGACAGACTGTCCACAGGATTACGCTGCCGTGGCAGCTACTTTGCATGCAAgcatgcgcacgcacacacacccccacctcCGGGTGCACACGGTGGAGAGTCACAACCTGCCAATGTGTCACCCCTCCACGGGTGACAACCTTTGTCAGAGTCACCAAGGCCCAGCATCCATCCAACAAATCCTTCATGGCGCATCAGACCCCCATAGCTGCTAAAGATGCCGTCATTTTCCACTTTGAGCGCCAGAGGCAAACAGGCAGTCATGCCCCGTGAACCTCAATCAGTCAATCAAGTTGTTTTTCAAATGTATAGCAAATTTGTCCATCAAAATAACTCAGAGACAAAAATTATGGGGGGAAATGTGTGAAAATAAATctgtcaatcaatcaatcagttaAATTTTCTTATACTGCTCATTTCTCCAATGAAGCTGTCAGGAACAGCTTTACAATTACCAGTTTGGGAGTCTGGGAAGTGCTGAAAGTGATTCCCTAAGAGCTTATAGGAATGGTATTGATTAATGCTCCTGGAAAAGAAGAAAATCCAAGTGCAGCAGCCTGAAAAGTCTGGATTATTCTGCGACCCAAGTGTTTGGATAGAGCCGGTGGTCTCAGCTTAGGCGATGTCTTACATGTCCACGCTTGATGGATAAAGCAATAAAGACCAAGATGTAAATACATTTTCTGTCACCACAATCTGTGGGCCATACTTACCTACTTTCTGCCACCATAATCAAGGAAGGGTGTCGAAGTTTAATCATCTTCTCTGATCTCACAGTGATCACACACCCCAGGAATCTGTGCTTTGTTAGCATCTGTCTCTATAACACATCCACAACAGCAGTGTGATGCTCAACCAAGTGTCCTTTCAGAGCATGATAACAATTTAACTTTGTCTGGCAGTGTTGTTTACTTACCCTGTTCTGGCTGTGCTGTCTGAACACAGTCACAACCGAAGGTAAAGACCCTGAGGCAATGGCTGTCAGAACTGGTTAAAGTAAAACTT
Encoded proteins:
- the pdss2 gene encoding all trans-polyprenyl-diphosphate synthase PDSS2 isoform X1 — its product is MAVALAKASCIGRLCTARRSISLFSSTSPSSWSKVVSDAEKIVGYPTSFMSLRCLLSDELSNVAMHVRKLVGTKHPLLNTARGFVHDSRNNLQMRGLVVLLMSKAAGPSSASSGLLQQDMVSGIYPSQRNLAEITELIHTAFLVHRGIVDLKEWTRSDGPLKDMQFGNKMAILSGDFLLANACTGLAQLNNTKVVELISSAIGDLVQGIYHESDSWAEDSSLTEDTTVASWEDKTFLSHGALLAKSCQAALELAMHDKEAQALAYLYGKHMSLAHKVNSDLQPFVKHSAGDPVTLNPVTLSLNSAPVLLHRQIVGPERWAHQLKQAKAAGKQVDYAKQLWETVSAEKGVRAAIDLCCCHGNKALDAIKCFPPSEARSALENFATAVTKF
- the pdss2 gene encoding all trans-polyprenyl-diphosphate synthase PDSS2 isoform X2: MAVALAKASCIGRLCTARRSISLFSSTSPSSWSKVVSDAEKIVGYPTSFMSLRCLLSDELSNVAMHVRKLVGTKHPLLNTARGFVHDSRNNLQMRGLVVLLMSKAAGPSSASSGLLQQDMVSGIYPSQRNLAEITELIHTAFLVHRGIVDLKEWTRSDGPLKDMQFGNKMAILSGDFLLANACTGLAQLNNTKVVELISSAIGDLVQGIYHESDSWAEDSSLTEDTTVASWEDKTFLSHGALLAKSCQAALELAMHDKEAQALAYLYGKHMSLAHKVNSDLQPFVKHSAGDPVTLNPVTLSLNSAPVLLHRQIVGPERWAHQLKQAKAAGKQVDYAKLWETVSAEKGVRAAIDLCCCHGNKALDAIKCFPPSEARSALENFATAVTKF